GTCCACCGGCGCACGTGGCTCTCCGGCCGGGCCAGCAGCTCGTCGAACTCGTGGCGCGGCGTGGGCGTGTACACCGTGATCTCGCCGAACCGCTCCTTCTTCAGGTCTTCCACCGCATGCACGGCGGAATCCAATTCGTGAAAGGCCCCGATGACGCCTTGCATCAGTGGGCTCCTCCGTCCGCGGTCTCGTGCTTCATGCGCGCCGGGATGAGTTCCTTGAATTCCGAGATCGCGATCGTGGGCATCTGCTTGATGAACAGCAGGAACCACATGAAGAACCAGCCGAAGCTCCCGAGCAGGATGGCGTAGTCCACCCACGTGGGCGCGTAGCTGCCCCACTGCCAGGGCTCGAACTCATGGGACAGCGAGGGCACGACGATCACGAACCGCTCGAACCACATGCCGAGGTTGATGAACAGCGACAGGATGAACAGCCAGGTCGTGTTGCGGCGCAGCTTCTGGGAGAAGAGCGACAGCGGGAGCACGGTGTTGCAGATCAGCATGATCCACGCCGCCCACGCCCACTGGCCGAACACGCGATTGTACCAGAACTCCTGCTCCACGCTGTTGCCGCCGAGCCACCCCATCTGGAACTCGGTGAGGTAGGCGAGCCCGACCACCAGCGACGTGAACAGGCACAGCTTGGCCGCGGCGTCGAGGTCGTTGAGCGTGATGTAGTGCTGGAGCTTGAAGAACTTGCGCAGCGGGATGACGATCGTGAACACCATCCCGATGCCGGAGAAGATGGCGCCGGCCACGAAGTACGGGGGGAAGATCGTGGCGTGCCAGCCCGGCGTGTTGGCCATGGCGAAGTCGAACGACACGACGGAGTGCACGGAGAGCACGAGCGGCGTGGCGAACGCGGCCAGGAACAGGTACGCCCGCGCGAAGTGGCGCCACTCCCGATCGGAGTTGCGCCATCCCATGGCGAGCACGGCGAAGAGGCGCTGGCGGATGGGGTTCTTCTCGCGATCCCGGATGACGGCGAAGTCGGGAATGAGTCCGACATAGAGGAAGGTGGCCGACACCGTGAGGTAGGTCAGGATGGCGAAGACGTCCCACACCAACGGGCTTTTGGGGTTGGGCCAGATCATGCGCCAGTTCGGATACGGAATCAGATAGAAGAACTTCCACGGCCGCCCGAGGTGCAGGATCGGGAACAGGCCGGCCGTCATCACCGCGAACACCGTCATCGCCTCGGACACGCGATAGATGCTGGTGCGGAATCCGGCCCGGAACAGATAGAGGATGGCGGAGATCAGCGTGCCAGCGTGGCCGATACCGACCCAGAACACGAAGCTGACGATGTAGACGCCCCACAT
This Gemmatimonadaceae bacterium DNA region includes the following protein-coding sequences:
- the nrfD gene encoding NrfD/PsrC family molybdoenzyme membrane anchor subunit codes for the protein MATTAAPFPPADELRPNVASADVHFPAIKTYEQVDREIVATLRPTLGWFAMLAVAILCLLIGAGTWIYQIYTGLGAAGYHPPVMWGVYIVSFVFWVGIGHAGTLISAILYLFRAGFRTSIYRVSEAMTVFAVMTAGLFPILHLGRPWKFFYLIPYPNWRMIWPNPKSPLVWDVFAILTYLTVSATFLYVGLIPDFAVIRDREKNPIRQRLFAVLAMGWRNSDREWRHFARAYLFLAAFATPLVLSVHSVVSFDFAMANTPGWHATIFPPYFVAGAIFSGIGMVFTIVIPLRKFFKLQHYITLNDLDAAAKLCLFTSLVVGLAYLTEFQMGWLGGNSVEQEFWYNRVFGQWAWAAWIMLICNTVLPLSLFSQKLRRNTTWLFILSLFINLGMWFERFVIVVPSLSHEFEPWQWGSYAPTWVDYAILLGSFGWFFMWFLLFIKQMPTIAISEFKELIPARMKHETADGGAH